The Cronobacter sakazakii genome has a window encoding:
- a CDS encoding glycosyltransferase family 2 protein, producing the protein MMSNLVSIIMPSWNSELTIADSINSIIRQTYTNWELIITDDCSSDGTIRLLKEFANKEPRIKLFFNDKNSGAGISRNNCIKNAKGRFIAFLDSDDMWHPEKLSRQVAFMLNNNYALTYTAYKKINQKGNVIGHINPPARVNYSELLKSNVIGCLTAIYDAQKLGKVYMPEIRKRQDMALWLKILEKIDYAWCLPEELAFYREGHESLSSNKIKILSSQWSFYRTYLKFNSIKSAWYFSFYVVRAVKKHGVNKSS; encoded by the coding sequence ATGATGAGTAATCTTGTATCAATTATTATGCCTAGCTGGAATTCTGAGTTAACTATCGCTGATAGTATAAATTCAATCATTAGGCAAACCTATACCAACTGGGAATTAATCATAACTGATGATTGTTCGAGTGATGGCACTATCCGTTTGTTAAAAGAGTTTGCTAATAAAGAACCACGAATAAAACTATTTTTCAACGATAAGAATTCAGGCGCTGGTATATCCCGTAATAATTGTATTAAAAATGCAAAAGGGCGCTTTATTGCTTTTTTGGATAGTGATGATATGTGGCATCCGGAAAAACTGTCCAGACAAGTAGCCTTCATGCTTAACAACAACTATGCATTGACTTACACTGCATATAAAAAAATCAATCAGAAAGGTAACGTAATAGGCCATATCAATCCTCCAGCACGAGTTAACTATTCTGAGCTTTTAAAATCCAATGTTATAGGATGCCTAACTGCGATATATGATGCTCAAAAGCTTGGTAAGGTTTATATGCCTGAAATTCGCAAACGCCAGGATATGGCTTTATGGCTAAAAATACTAGAAAAAATTGATTATGCCTGGTGTTTACCAGAAGAACTTGCGTTTTATAGAGAGGGACATGAAAGTCTTTCTTCAAATAAGATAAAAATTCTTTCATCACAATGGTCGTTTTACAGAACTTACCTTAAATTTAATTCTATAAAGTCAGCATGGTATTTTTCATTCTATGTTGTTCGAGCAGTAAAAAAACATGGCGTCAATAAAAGTAGCTAA